The genomic segment CAGCTTTATATATTCCTTTGAGAGCACCATAAAGTTTGTGAGCATACATTGCAGCACTGCTGGCAAGATTGATAGTTTCAGAGAATATCGCCAATAAGCCACCTGTAATCAATGTTAAAGTTCTAGCGATAAATTTAGTAATATTTTCAACTGCCATAGATAAACAGTAACTGGCTAACCTAGAAACTTTATTATACCCATATGCAGCTAAAGTAGCTAATTCAGGATCTTTTACAGCTCCGGCAAATTTTGCTAACCTTTTCTTCGCTTGTTTACGCATTTTAATGTATCCTAAGCCAGCGAAGAGATTGGAAATATTAAAAAGATCAAGCACTTCATTAATCGTTCCCATATAGCTAGAAATATTTTGATATATCGCTTCTCCAGACTGAAAATTCTGTTCTATTTTTTCAGGTGAAATATCCTTTGGATTTTTAGCATATGCTTCCAAATTTTCCATTTCTTTATTAATTTCTTTATTAATTTCAGTATAAGTTCCATCAACCTTTTTTTCTATCTCTTCTTTCTTTGTGTCTTTTTCTTTTTTAACATCTGTATTCTTCTGTTTCGCAAATTCATCATCTTCTTCCTTAATTGCTAATGCCCCTTTAGCTCCTTGCATTGCTAGAGAGAATTTTCCCTTGTTGAATTCTTTTTGATACTCTGGAGGGGCATAATATTGTAGCATATCTTTTCCATGTTCCTCTGCATCACTTTTTGCTTGTAGAATAGTGTCCAACAAACGATGCATTACATCTTTCTTTGCACTTTTAGCAAGAATATTAATTTCATCACTACTCAACTCTAGACGTTTACCTTTTTGTTTTGTTTCTTCATTTTTGTTTTGTTCTTCATTTTTGTTTTGTTCTTCATTTTTGTTTTGTTCTTCATTTTTGTTTTGTTCTTCATTTTTGTTTTGATTGAATTCTTGTTGACTTTTTGTTGTGTTCTCACCTAGAGAGTATTTATCTTTTACTGAATTAATTTTTTGGTTATCATAAAGCCCTTGTGTATTTGTTGTTAACCATTCCTGAGTGTAAGTATTAATACTTTTTAATATTGTGTAGGCATCATCAAAAGATCCAGCCTTATTTTTTTGATGAAATTCAGCTAGTTTTTCATTAATATGTACTCTTGGTCCTCCAAAAAATGTCGCTGGTGAACCTCCCATAGATCTATCCAGTTGTGTAACTGTTGGAATGTACATATTAGGGTTCACTTCTATAAATGCCTCAGTAATACCATCATCTCCTTTGTTAACCTGAATTGGCGTTGGTTTTATGTGAGGGCCTTGTGACTGACTTTGACTGTTCCCCATAGTTTCTTCCTCAAGATTATCTATATCACCAACGGCTTGTTCTAGTTGCGATATTTTAGAGTGAGGCCCTTTAGGGCCTTCATTTTGGCTACTATTATCTGTTGTAACAGGGTTGGGTTCTATAATTAACTCCCCTGCATCTACCTCACCACTCATACAAAGCTTAATCATCCAATCTGTCAACCAGCTTCCTTGTATTGCATTTCCGATCTGTCCTTGCTGCTGTACGACGTGGGTTAGTTCGTGGGCAATCAACTCTTGTCCGCCCCTATTTTGGGGTTGATATTCCCCTTGTTTGAAAAAGATATTTTGTCCAGTGGTAAAGGCTTTGGCTTGGATGGACTCGCTCAACTGATTGGCTTGAGCATCGGTGTGTATTTTCACTCCCGAAAAATCGACTCCCATGGCTTTTCCCATTGACCGTTGTAAACTCGGCTCTAGGAATTTGCCGCCGCTTTTGGCACGGTTAATGGAGGATTCTAATTGAGTTGGAGCTTTTCCTCCGCCTAGGGTAGACTGCTGTCCTGTGGGTTTTAAGCGTAAGAGGAGGTTGGATTCTTGGGTTTTTCGTTGTACTGTGGGATGCTGCTGGGCATCATTGGAGACAGGGCTGTTGATCTGTTCGACAACATCACGGGCGACGGTGTTGGCTTGTTGCTCGTAGCGATCGCTGGGTTGTCCAATTTCTAATTTGGCTTGTAGGGTGGCTGAGGGTTGCAGTCGTTGCAGAGGGCTTGGCTTGCCACTACCGCCAGGTTTCCACTCTGGAAGCTCCTGATCGGTTTTCCTCTGTATCTTGGGCTGAATTACAGGAGGGGCAGCAAACTGAGGAGAACTGCTTTCTGGGTTTTCTTTCCGACGGGAAATGCGGGTTTTGGTTTGGCGGCGGCGAGGAGACATGGGGAGGCAAAGGGGAGAGAGATTTATTTTCTTAGTATAGTATATTAGGATCGGGAGGCCAAAAAACTAACTTGAGGCAATGAGAATTGAACAGATAAGCGATCGCCCCATTCCAGCCGATCGCCAAGCTACCATAGATGAATTAATTGAAGCAATTAGCATCATTGGCTCCTTGCTGGATCTCCACATTGCTCGCAACACAGAGGAAGAGGTAACTGATATATCCGACAGCCTCCAGGAGATTACCTTCATTCGCCGTACTCTGGAAAAACCAGGCACGCTCAATACCTTAGCGCGAACCTTTGGGCTATCCCCATTTGAAATCAGTATTTTACTCTGTTGTGTAGGACAAGCCATTAATCCAGACTTTCCGGATGTATTGGCGATCGCCCACAATAAACCTGACTGCAATTATCCCACATTTCAACTCTGCCTAGACTGTTTTCCCCAACCCCATTGGGATGCCTTCACCGAAACCCGTCCCCTGCGAAAATGGCAACTGATTCATACTGCTGCTAGTCCAGAAATTACCCGCGCCTGTTTACAAATTGATGAAGCGATTTTGCACTATTTGATGGGAGAAGCTTATCACGATCCCATTCTGGCCGCAGTCCTTACTCCTCTTCCCCCCTTAAGCACAAGTGTCCTGCAACCCTCCTATGAGACAATTATCCATCAAGCCGTGTCCGTATTTAAGGGAGTGTCCAGGACTCAACCGATTCTGCAACTGTGCGGCCCACTGAGGGAATCTCAAGCAGAAATCGCTACCCAAATTAGCCATTTTTTACACTTGCCCCTCTATCGTCTGCCCAGTGATGCCATTCCCAAAAATCGCCAGGATCTGCAACGGTTTGTCATGCGGTGGCAGCGCTGGTATGCTCTGGCTCCGAGCTTGTTGTTGGTGGATGTGAATGAATCAATAACAGCAGAAAGTCAACTCTCTTTACTGTTCCCCTTTTTACAGTCTCTTCACGTCCCGGTCATCATTGCTACCGATGAACGGTTGCCCCTCTCCCATGCGGTTACGTTTGATGTGGAAGGGTTGCAATATGGGGAACAATTGGAACTGTGGCAAAAGGCATGGCAGGATTATCCGGAAGATGTGGATCGATATTTGCCTTCCTTAGCGGCTCAATTTCGCTTATCCGCAGTGATGATTGAAACCGCAAGCGCAGCCGTGCGATCGCAGCTCGATTTACCCCCTAAAGCAATCAGTGAAAGACTTTGGCAGTTTTGCCGCTTACAAGCCAGACCAGAATTAGAAGGGTTAGCCCAACGCATTGACGTGAGAACCACCTGGGCAGATTTTGTCCTTCCAGAGCGAGAAAAACGGATTTTGGAGCAAATTCTCATTCATGTCCGCCGACAGGCAACGGTGTATCAAAATTGGGGGTTTGCGGCGAAAAATCAGCGCGGGTTAGGGTTAACTGCCCTGTTTGCCGGAACCAGTGGCACGGGGAAAACCACGGCGGCGGAAGTGTTAGCCCATGAACTAAAATTAGATTTATTTCGCATCGATTTAAGTGCAGTAATGAGCAAGTATATCGGTGAAACGGAGAAGAATTTACGCCGTATTTTTGATGCTGCGGAAAAAGGGGGCGGAATTTTATTGTTTGATGAAGCGGATGCTCTGTTTGGTTCGCGCACAGAAGTCAAAGATAGCCACGATCGCCACGCTAATATTGAAGTGAGTTATCTATTACAGAGAATGGAAGCCTATCAAGGATTAGCCATTTTAACCACCAACTTTAGGGATAATTTGGATCGAGCCTTCATGCGTCGTCTGCGTTTTATCGTCAATTTCCCCTATCCCAAAGCCCCAGAACGCAGTCAAATTTGGCAGCGCGTTTTTCCGCGACAAACTCCGACGGAGGGCTTGGACTTTAAGCGGTTGGGGCAATTGGACGTGACGGGAGGTAATATTAAATCCATTGCCCTGAATGCGGCGTTTTTGGCGGCTGATGCTCAGGAACCGGTGAAAATGAGCCATATTCTGGAAGCAACCCAGATGGAATATTTGAAAACTGGGCGATCGCTCACTCGCACGGAAACCCAAGGTTGGGATCTCTCATGAGTCTTCAACCCCGATCTACTTCCATTTTGGCTAAAATTTGCCGAATCATCGATCCATCTTGGGCTTGGGGCAGATAGCGTAAATAGTCCTCTAAATCTTGGGTGGCTAAACTCCAATTGCCCAATTCATAGGAAATTAAACCGCGATCGCGCAATTCCATCGGAGCTTGGGGAAATAACAGTAAAATGCGTTCAATGGCAGCTAAGGCTTGCTCAATTTGATGATTTTGCAAATAAATTATTTTCAAATTAGTCAGCATTCGGGCTAACAACTGGCGAGGACTAACGGGAGCTAGAAATTCTGGCCGCAAATCAACCGGTTGTCCATAAATCTGGGATAATCGTTCGGCACAATCTTCAGGAAATAGCACTTCTCCTTGATGAAACGCATCAACAAAAATTCCCGCCTCTTCAAAATCAGGACGAATCAAGAAATGTCCCGGCATTCCGATGCCTACCATGGGAAAGTCTAGCCGTTGGGCAACTTCTAAATAGATTAAGGCAAGGGTGATGGGGATGCCGGTGCGTCGGTTGAGGACTTCATTTAAGAAGCTATTGCGCGGATCGTAATAGTTTTCTGTATTGCCCCGAAAGCCCAACTGCCCATACAGATAATCGTTGATGGTTTGGATGACGCGCAGGGGATAACGCTGAGTTGGGAGCTGGCTTTGGATCTCCTCCGCCATGCGATCGAGCTGTTGCAGGTATTCACCCGGATCGAGTTCAGGATAGGCTTCAGCCGCAATGTATAGGGCTGCCTTGGCTAGGGAAAGGGAGGCTTCGGGTTGCTGTATTTCTTGATAAAACTGTTGCCTGGCTCTGGGAAAGTCCATAATCTAAATTTTATTTTTTTCATGTCCTTCTAGTTTGGCATACTTGTGCCAGTCATTTGCCTGAAATGCTTGTCTATTCTAGGTTTTTGTTAATCCCGACTAAAAAAGTCGGGATTGTTTGACGACCCTTGACCCCCCTGATAGGATGGACATCGAGGATCAAAAATCGCATGTTCATCGCACATTAGACAAAGAGGAAGACAAAAGTTATGACCCTTGCCACTGAAACCCTAAACCGCAGCTCCCAGGCTGCCTGTGAAAAGTTAGTTTGTAAAGAGTGCGGCACAACTTACGAACTCGAAGCCAAGCATGTGTGTGATGAGTGCTTTGG from the Roseofilum capinflatum BLCC-M114 genome contains:
- a CDS encoding DUF4157 domain-containing protein, whose protein sequence is MSPRRRQTKTRISRRKENPESSSPQFAAPPVIQPKIQRKTDQELPEWKPGGSGKPSPLQRLQPSATLQAKLEIGQPSDRYEQQANTVARDVVEQINSPVSNDAQQHPTVQRKTQESNLLLRLKPTGQQSTLGGGKAPTQLESSINRAKSGGKFLEPSLQRSMGKAMGVDFSGVKIHTDAQANQLSESIQAKAFTTGQNIFFKQGEYQPQNRGGQELIAHELTHVVQQQGQIGNAIQGSWLTDWMIKLCMSGEVDAGELIIEPNPVTTDNSSQNEGPKGPHSKISQLEQAVGDIDNLEEETMGNSQSQSQGPHIKPTPIQVNKGDDGITEAFIEVNPNMYIPTVTQLDRSMGGSPATFFGGPRVHINEKLAEFHQKNKAGSFDDAYTILKSINTYTQEWLTTNTQGLYDNQKINSVKDKYSLGENTTKSQQEFNQNKNEEQNKNEEQNKNEEQNKNEEQNKNEETKQKGKRLELSSDEINILAKSAKKDVMHRLLDTILQAKSDAEEHGKDMLQYYAPPEYQKEFNKGKFSLAMQGAKGALAIKEEDDEFAKQKNTDVKKEKDTKKEEIEKKVDGTYTEINKEINKEMENLEAYAKNPKDISPEKIEQNFQSGEAIYQNISSYMGTINEVLDLFNISNLFAGLGYIKMRKQAKKRLAKFAGAVKDPELATLAAYGYNKVSRLASYCLSMAVENITKFIARTLTLITGGLLAIFSETINLASSAAMYAHKLYGALKGIYKAVRGTKGKNRFINAENLYLLVSDIKGKPNAEKLLIDLFGKSKKSKSKTMDITGQKVVKLIKMLGKSPQGDIKTRVKKKIITWIGEFFKSTEGTIPEQSLLDYIEEELGIKDKAEAIKEGFYNDLNQQGDSSSSQIKDIISSLK
- a CDS encoding SirB1 family protein; translated protein: MDFPRARQQFYQEIQQPEASLSLAKAALYIAAEAYPELDPGEYLQQLDRMAEEIQSQLPTQRYPLRVIQTINDYLYGQLGFRGNTENYYDPRNSFLNEVLNRRTGIPITLALIYLEVAQRLDFPMVGIGMPGHFLIRPDFEEAGIFVDAFHQGEVLFPEDCAERLSQIYGQPVDLRPEFLAPVSPRQLLARMLTNLKIIYLQNHQIEQALAAIERILLLFPQAPMELRDRGLISYELGNWSLATQDLEDYLRYLPQAQDGSMIRQILAKMEVDRG
- a CDS encoding ATP-binding protein → MRIEQISDRPIPADRQATIDELIEAISIIGSLLDLHIARNTEEEVTDISDSLQEITFIRRTLEKPGTLNTLARTFGLSPFEISILLCCVGQAINPDFPDVLAIAHNKPDCNYPTFQLCLDCFPQPHWDAFTETRPLRKWQLIHTAASPEITRACLQIDEAILHYLMGEAYHDPILAAVLTPLPPLSTSVLQPSYETIIHQAVSVFKGVSRTQPILQLCGPLRESQAEIATQISHFLHLPLYRLPSDAIPKNRQDLQRFVMRWQRWYALAPSLLLVDVNESITAESQLSLLFPFLQSLHVPVIIATDERLPLSHAVTFDVEGLQYGEQLELWQKAWQDYPEDVDRYLPSLAAQFRLSAVMIETASAAVRSQLDLPPKAISERLWQFCRLQARPELEGLAQRIDVRTTWADFVLPEREKRILEQILIHVRRQATVYQNWGFAAKNQRGLGLTALFAGTSGTGKTTAAEVLAHELKLDLFRIDLSAVMSKYIGETEKNLRRIFDAAEKGGGILLFDEADALFGSRTEVKDSHDRHANIEVSYLLQRMEAYQGLAILTTNFRDNLDRAFMRRLRFIVNFPYPKAPERSQIWQRVFPRQTPTEGLDFKRLGQLDVTGGNIKSIALNAAFLAADAQEPVKMSHILEATQMEYLKTGRSLTRTETQGWDLS